The Rhinolophus ferrumequinum isolate MPI-CBG mRhiFer1 chromosome 17, mRhiFer1_v1.p, whole genome shotgun sequence DNA window TGCTGCCAGCAGAAGTAGAATTAGTGTGCTGATGAGctctattataaattaataatgtcCAACTTTGGGCAGCAACATTGAAGATTATAgtctgctttcatttttgtttctcacagttgAATTTCCTTCAAGTCTTTTACCCTGTCTCCTCCCCCAACTTTCAAGTAATGATGTCAGAAGGAAATAGAGGCCAAAGGGATATACttgttattgatatattttgaaacttaACTATGTCTTCATTCATCTGTATCACTTTCTCTCAAGACCGTTCCCTCAGTCTCTTGTGATTCCATACTTTTTCTGTGATCTAAACACCTTGTTTGCTCACCTGCTCTATTTATGATGAGGGAGGGAAGCAAGATACAGAATGGCTTGTATGCTTTGATTActatgcttaaaaagaaaaacagatctCTGTTtaagcccctccccctccccactacACAAAGAAGTTTTAGAAGGCTCTATAGACTGAGGTGTTAAAAGCAGTTGTCTTTGGATGGTTTGGATTGGAGACTTTCCCTTTTGCTTGtttgtaatttgatttttctccattaGCATGAAATGCTTTTATGATGAGAAAAATTTGatgttttcctccaaattttCTATGTGtgcttatattctttttattataagcatttattttattatcaagtTTGGGATATGTCTTGCCATGTCTGTCAAGCAGTTCTCTGATTTCAGAAATGGACCAttattcctccccacccccaaattccacATTTATAATGTTTCTTCAGCTCTTTGACCATACGATGACTTTAGTCATAGTTTGTCAGGATTTTCATTTGCTTGTCCGAAGTAGTACTGCTGAGTAGTACTGCTGAGGGAAAGGATTTCGGCACCTCAGTATTTCCAGCATTTCGTACGTATGTACTGATACCATGCAGAGAAGCATGAATGCTCTTAGATGTCCACCGAGAGAGGAGTACAGATATGACTGACATTCCAAATCCTTGGACTTCCGGGTACCTTTTCTGTTCTTGAAAAAACAAGAAGAGAGGTGGCCtcgtagctcagttggttagagtgtggtgctgataacaccaaggttgccggttcaatccccacacgggccactgtgagctgcgccctccttaaaaaaagttTGCATGGTACTAACTTCAAATCTGGTATGCCATAGGTTGTAAGACACAATTATTTTATCCGtcactaagaaaggaaaaaactgccaATTAGGCTGTGATGTTATTGATAGTGGATGCATCCTGCGGGGGTGTTGCATGCGAGGAAAATGTACATCATAGAATCGCTGAAATGCAGTTGTTCTAAGATCACATCTGTGAAATGTTGAGTGGTTTTGGAGCAGAAAAACCATGTTTGACCTTGACACTGCGTTAGGTCCCGTCCAGGTATTGTCAGCTGTGTTTTCCCCTTCGTTACTTGGTTTTATATGGCGACCATAGACGGACGCTGGTGAATGGACTGAATTATGGTGGAGTCAGGCCTACATTTGGGGAAAGGGGTTTTGTACACTTCTTTTAAGGGGCATGTAAAACAGATTATTGTACTCCGGTCTTGCCACATAGCCTAAAGGGTGACctgcttaaaatataaatgtggcTGTCGTAGCCTGAAGCCCTTTTGTAGCTTCCCTTGCTCCAGTGGGCCTTGGCACTCTGCACACCAGACTTTTGGCTTTGGATTCCTGAGTCATTGTGGTTAGAATATAACTGGGAGCTCAGAGGGAGACATGCTGTCGTGTGGAGCAGAGTACATACCTTGCATGCAGCAAAGGAACTGTTGAATGTATACcaaaagagattgaaaaccaCTAATCCGTGAGATAAAATGTTCCTCTTTAGGAGAAACCTGGCCTTTGAACCTGGCCCTGCCTTCTACTTCACTTAGTTGTTGGCTTTTTTCTGCCTTACACTTTATACTCGGGTAGTATTGTACTCTTCATAGTTTCCTTGCACACGTAGTTCTATGTGTTAATCTTTGTGCCTTTGCCAGTCTCCCTacaaatatattcttcaaaaacGTATCTATTCTTTTAGGAAGCATTCTTGGCATTCCTATCCTTCCGCTAAATCCTTCCGCTAAGCTGAGTTACTtattttactctttacttttgCACTGTGCATAGTTCTATCCTTGTATTTTACTCCATTATGTTGGAGTTACTTTtgtaacaaaattatattttgtatttataggAAACTGTAAGTTTCTTAAGGGCAGGGGACGCAGCTTAATTCACCTtttatctccagcacctagcacagtgtaTGATACCATCTTCAATGTGTTTGCTAACTTAAGGTAAAAGGCTGTGAAGGAATGGACAGACCGTATAGCATAAACCTATAGGTTGTAGGTATTGTACgttttaataaaaaacaactttCATCTCGGTTGATTTTAAGcatttatgatttctttctttttttattcttttgcatactTTCTTGGCTGGATGGcaatagagaagaagaaaatgaggtaAGTGTAATTTAATTAGTTGTTCAGTGATTACGGGGttcaaaacatttaacatttagtTATGTTGAATTAGAAATGAAGTGTACtagtttttgtttagttttggaTGTACAGTAACTCATTCCAGTGAGGGATGAGTTATGTATAtcaagaaaattgtttttaaactttggtgCTTCCAGAGCTTTAGGCAAGGTAAAGGAAGCTGGCAGCTCTGGAGACAGTTTCTTATATATTGAGCTTCcatgtaaaatttaatttgaaaagtgCAATCTGTTTCTTAAAAGTATTTGAATACCATTGCTTTATGataatgcatatgaaaatatttacttttccatttgAATGGTTACTgtataattttgaaaactgatttcAGATTTTTACCATGTTGGAGGGAAAACTATTCACTTAAATAGCCAGAGTTGATTAAAGAACATCAATTAGAAAAATGTTGGCAAGTGTACCATCTTTAATTTAGGCTTGAATTTGTTGCCATGGATTTTCCTGATGTTCTGGTCTATACCCTAGGTTATCTGCATTTAACTTCTAAAGCCTACCACTTCCTTTGGTGGTTTGGCAAGTTAATGGAGGGAGACGTCTTCTTCTTAGATTACGCTTTGTAGTTGTCATCCATAGAGCAGGATTAGACTATAATTCAGCATGGCCCGAGTGTGTGGGGCCCAAGCAGAGACAGTGGCAAAGTGCCAGGGCAAAGTAATTTCCTGGAAGGCAGAAAGGCTGCATTTggttacctcatctgtaaaatgagtgagATGGGAGACATAGGTTGTTAAAACTCGCGTGGGTACTTAGGGGTTTACTGTACTATTCTCCAAATTTTGgtgtatgtttgaaaaatttcataaataaagagttttaaaaaatgctcatgTAGGCTAGTGAAATGTATACTGTTTGTCATTAAAAAGGACCTTTCATTTCCCTGGCATTTTAAACTATGATGCCATTTGAAAGTAACTTGATTATAGTAGTAACtgcttgttttgttcatttataggCAAAGAGTGAAAATGTGCAGAAAACAGGTTTCATCAAAGGACCAATGTTCAAAGGTGTTGTTGCTTCTAGTCGGTTTTTGCCCAAAGGCACCAAGACAAAAGTTAATTTGGAGGAACAGGGACGACAGAAGGtgtcattcagcttcagctttacaAAGAAAACTTTGCAGAACAGGTTTCTGACTGCACTTGGCAATGACAAGCAAAATGATACTCCAAATTCCCCATCTGTACCTCTTCAAGTAGACTTGAcctctaaaattaaaatggacGTTGGAGATACCTTATCTGTTACAGAAGAGTCTTCCCCACCAAAATCAAGGGTAGAATTGggcaaaattcattttaagaaacatcTTCTTCATGTAACATCCAGGCCTCTGCTGACTACTACCCCAGCAGTgacatctcctcctcctcccatagTAACCTCACCAGCAGTCATGGCAGAATCAACAACTGTAGACTCACCACCCTCAtctccacctcccccacctccacctccccaaGCCGCAACATCCTCACCACCAGCACCAGTAACAGAGCCAGTGGCCTTGCCACACACACCAATAACAGTTCTGGTGACAGCACCAGTCGATGCAGCAGTTAGATCCCTAAAGGAACCATCGGTTACAATTGTACCAGAATCTTCAGAAGTGGACACTAAGCAGGACACTGTATCGGACAGTTCCGAAGAACACAtcattcaaaattcaaatgagCAAGCAGATATTCCCTCACAAAAAGAAGATTCCcatattgggaaggaagaagaaattccaGATAGTTCTAAGAGTAGTCTGAGCTCTAAAAAAACAGGTTCTAAGAAGAAATCCTCCCAGTCAGAAGGCACCTTTCTTGGCTCAGAATCTGATGAAGATTCTGTACGGACTTCCTCAAGTCAAAGAtcacatgatttaaaattttcagcaagtgttgaaaaggaaagagattcaAAAAAGAGCTTAGCGCCTTTAAAAAGTGAGGATTTAGGGAAATCTTCACGATCTAAAACAGAaagagatgataaatattttagctaCTCAAAACTTGAAAGAGATACTCGATATATATCCTCTCGATGTAGATCAGAGAGAGAGCGAAGGCGAAGCAGATCTCGTTCTAGGTCTGACAGAGGCTCTAGAACTAGCTTATCCTATTCCCGGTCAGAACGATCCCATTATTACGACTCTGATCGTCGCTACCATAGGAGTTCCCCTTATCGAGAGAGGACACGCTATTCTCGGCCATATACAGATAACAGGGCACGAGAGAGTTCTGACTCAGAAGATGAGTATAAGAAGACATACTCAAGGCGCACCTCATCTCATTCCTCCTCTTACAGAGACGTAAGGACATCATCGTCCTATTCTAAATCTGATCGGGACTGCAAAACTGAGTCCTCTTActtagagatggagaaaagaggaaaacattctttaaaactaGAAAGAGAATCCAAAAGGACTTCAGAAAATGAAACAGTGAAAAGATGTTGTTCTCCCCCTAATGAACTGGGATTCCGACGGGGGTCATCATATTCCAAGCATGAAAACAGTGCTTCCCGTTATAAATCTACTCCTTCAAAATCTATACCCAAgtctgataaatttaaaaattctttctgttgtacagaattaaatgaggaaatcaaACAGTCTCATTCTTTTAGTTTACAGACTCCTTGTTCAAGAGGTAGCGAAGTAagaatgattagtaaaattactgaaagaaaaaagactgggTCTCCATCTCCATCAAATCAATTAAATGATTCACCTACTTTTAGAAAGCTAGAAGAATCGCCTATTTTTAAGTCTGAATTTATAGGACATGATAGCCATGATAGTGTTAAGGAATTAGACTCTTTATCTAAAGTGAAGAATGATCAATTAAGAAGTTACTGTCccatagaattaaatataaatgggtcTCCGGGGGCAGAATCTGATTTGGTAACATTTTGCACTTCTAAAACTGACACTGTTTTGATGTCTTCTGATGATAGTGTGACTGGATCGGAGGTATCCCCATTGGTCAAAGCATGTCTGCTTTCATCAAACGGATTTCAGAATATTAGTAGATGTAAAGAAACAGATTTGGATGATACTTGCATGCAACATAGTAAGTCAGAAAGCCcatttagagaaacagaacctcCAATGTCACCACCTCAAGAAAAACTCATGTCTTCTCCAGTCATGGCTATAGATTATTCCAAAACAGTAGTTAAAGAACCGGTTGATTTGAGGGTTTCTTGCTGTAAAACCAAAGATTCAGGTGTCTACTGTACTTCAAATGACAACAACCCTTCTTTGTGTCATTCCGAAGCTGAAGATATTGAGCCTTCAGTTATGaagatttcttcaaatagctttatGAATGTGCATTTGAAATCAAAAACAGTTATATGTGATAACAGTAATCTGACAGATCAGCACTCGAAATTTGCATGTGAAGAATATAAGCAGAGTGTTGGTAGCTCTAGTTCAGCTCCTGTTAATCATTTTGATGATTTATATCAACCAATAGGGAGTTCAGACATTGCTTCATCTCTTCAGAGTCTTCCACCAGGAATAAAAGTGGACAGTTTAACTCTCTTACAATGTGGAGAGAACACATCTCCAGTTTTGGATGCTATGCTGAAGAGTAAAAGCACAGAGTTTTTGAAgcatgcagaaaaagaaataatagtagaAGTAGGTAGTGGCCTACCTGATTCAGGGACAGGATTTGCTTCCTGGGAAAACCGGCATAATAATGGGTTACCTGGGAAATGTGTGCATGAGGCTCAAGAAGAAGGGAATTCCATATTGCCCGATAAAAGAGGAAGACCAGAACTCTCTTTTgatgaagaaggaggaagagtgCATGAACATACCTCTGATGATTCAGAAGTTGTATTTTCTTCTTGCGATTTGAATTTAACCATGGAAGACAGTGACTGTGTAACATACACCTTAAAATGTGACAGTAGTGGTCATGCCTCAGAGATTGTGTCTACTGTTCATGAAGATTATTCTGGTTCCTCTGAAAGTTCAAGTGATGAAAGTGATTCAGAAGATACAGATTCTGATGATAGCAGTATGCCAAGAAACCGTCTTCAGTCAGTCGTGGTTGTGCCAAAGAATTCTACTTTGCCCATGGAAGAAACAAGTCCCTGTTCTTCTCGGAGCAGTCAAAGTTACAGACACTATTCTGACCATTGGGAAGATGAGAGATTGGAGTCGAGGAGACATTCATATGAGGAAAAATTTGAGAGCATAGCAAGTAAAGCCTGTCCTCAGACTGAGAAGTTCTTCCTTcataaaggaacagagaagaatcCAGAAGTTTCTTTTACACAGCCTTgcagaaaacaaattgataagCACATGCCTGAAATTTCTCATCCTCAGAGTGATGGGGTTGACAGTACAAGTCACACTGATGTGAGATGTGACCCTCTAGGTCATTCAAATTCTGAGGAAACAGTGGAAGCCAAAATAGCTTCTAGGCAGCAAGAAGAGTTGCCGGTTTATTCTGATGATTTTGAAGATGTCCCAAGTAAGTGTCGGCAACAGACCACTTTCCCTAATAGGCCAGATAGTAGACTGGGAAGAACGGAGctgaatttttcttcctcttacgAGATCTCCCGAGTGGATGGCTTCCATTCATCGGAAGAGCTCAGAAACCTAGGGTGGGACTTCCCTCAGCAAGAGAAGCCTACTACCACCTATCAGCAGCCTGACAGCAGCTATGGAGCCTGTGGTGGACACAAGTATCACCAAAGTGCAGACCAGTATGGTGGGACACGTAATTACTGGCAAGGCAACGGCTACTGGGATCCAAGATCAGCAGGCAGACCTCCTGGCACGGGGGTTGTGTATGATCGAATTCAAGGGCAGGTGCCAGATTCCTTAACAGATGACCGTGAAGAGGAAGAGAATTGGGATCAGCGTGGGGGACCTCACTTTTCAAGCCAGTCCAATAAATTTTTCCTATCCCTTCAGAAGGACAAGGGGTCAGTGCAAGCACCTGAAATAAGCAGCAATTCTATTAAGGACTCTTTAGctgtgaatgaaaagaaagatctttcaaaaaacttagaaaaaagtGATATGAAAGATAGAGGGCCTCCTAAAAAAAGGAGGCAGGAATTGGAGAGTGATTCTGAAAGTGATGGTGAGCTTCAGGACAGAAAGAAAGTTAGAGTGGAGATAGAGCAGGGGGAGACCGCAGTGGCCCCAGGCTCAGCGCTGGTTGGGCCTTCATGTGTCATGGAGGACTTCAGGGACCCACAGCGATGGAAGGAATATGCCAAGCAAGGGAAGATGCCTTGTTACTTTGATCTGattgaagaaaatgtttatttaacagAAAGGTAAGCCTGATTAATAATTATCTGACAAATTTtaacctcttttttaaaaattggctttcAGAATATATGAGCTTAATTGTATGAAAttgtgtaataaaatataaattgaaaaatctaaaaagtgTACTTACCTATTTGGATTTGATGGCACAAAATCCCtcccccaattttatttttaccaagaAAGGGATGCCTAATTCTTTTTGTCTCATTATCTCTTTGGTGCTAAAAGTATAACATCAGCCAGCCCAGtttttcttaaattccttttaCATGTGAAACTgtgacagaaaatgaaacaaaaccccAGCAAAGTTAGTCTgcttttagagaagaaaaaaacattgttggatttttttccttttcaaaaatgttcagaAGGAAGTATCTTAAGGTATTTTATAAAGCTGGAATTAGACTTGAACATGGTTTTCTTTTGTCAGGTTTTTTTAGTCTATTGCTAATGGATTAAATTTGGCAATAGCATAACagatgttttagaaataaatggtaaaatggtTTACCACAAATTCCCAACATGAAACAAGGTGTGAGACTAGGAGTCATGAAAACTAATTCCTCTGCAGCAGCGCTTCTCAGTCTGCTTTCTTTGAACTCTCCTCGATAATCTTCTCATTTTCCCAATATAAGTGTACGTTGaatatgcctttttaaaaatctcctaacTAGTAGTCTTCTAACTACCTACTTCCTCCTTTTGGAAATTTCTTCTCTAGTTCAGAATCAACTTAGCCATCCCCTTTaagtattcaaaaaaaattttaatgaaattttccaCTGTGGATAAGATAAaagacttcattttaaagttaagtCCCATCAGAagtttttcctatttaaaaataaccttttttctttatgatgtAGAGAGCTTCCTACAGTCACATTCATTTACATCTATTTGTAAATTAggtttaaattcaaaatattaaacaggTAGTACCCTTTAGGAATTGTATGAGTAGAATGATACAACTTAACAGGGTCTTTGTAAAAGAATAGACATGAAATTAAGCAACCCAACCCCCTGGGTTTTATTCGCCAATGAGATTCAGATACATATAAGACTGCATATAGATTTGGTTGGTGGGCCTTTTTGGAGTCGGAAGTATTTGTACATATTCAGCATTTTTAAGTGCCTATTGTTATATGCTGGGCATGTAGGAGACACCAAGAAGACAAATTACTGTAAAATAGTATGTAACAGagtgaaagaaaattttttttcttacgtCTAATGAAAATAGACttttacctgaaaaaaaatctgtgcccATTAGTCCTAATCTGACCTTCTGGAGCAATACAAAATAAAGCTACTGCTGATTCTTCGAAATTATAGCTCTTTAAGTACTTGTAAGTAGATATTTTGTTTAGTCATCTTCAGGCTAAGCATATTCATACACTCATTAATGAATTATATCTTTAATTGATACAGatgaattatttttgttactcAAAGTTAGTTGAAACTATCATGACACTCTGTAGATACTTTATAATATAAACTAGTACTGTAACCGAACATATGTTGAAGACAAAAGCAGATTAAGGAGTTTTAAGAGAGAGCAGCTGTGCTGTTTACTATCTGAGAGTTGAAGAGTAAGTCATAATTCCcttgttttaaaaaggagatcTTATTTGACCAtccttgattattttttctttttgacaagggTCCAAAAATAGAGTTCAAGAAAAAGGTCAGTAATAGTCCCATTTTCACTTTTGCTTTGCAAAGTCTGGTATAGGTTTTTATGAACCCAGTCAATTTTGAACcgtttctctctcctccccataTCAGTTTGTCTGCTTTGAGAAAGTTTAGCCCTCTGAAACCTTTACCTGATTATCCTGTAAttgtacttcattctttttttaaaaattttccgtTTTCTTTTAAACAAGATCTGTGCAAATGTGTTATTGCAGGATTCTCTAAAAGATATAATTGaattaaacttaataaaaaaattattaatttttttggggggggattccttttcttcttcagcctTGTATCCCTACTATTTGTTCATCCATGAAAACTGATTCTTAAACTTAACTTTAATTAAATCAGCTGGGTCACTATTTGATACTCAagagttttcctatttttcttctgaGCCAGATATGATTATTAACACTTGAAATTGCTCAAAATTCTAGGCTTAGCTGACCCCGTAGTAGGATATAAGGGCTGAATACAAAATGCGGCTTGAATTTACCCCATTCTCCCGTTTGCCAAAGCTAAGGTTGCCTCTTTCATGTGTTTTGCAACACAATTTTTAGTGTTTTCAGTCTCACAACTTCTAGTGATTagatgtttcctttcttttgaatGATTGACTTAATCATAATTATTAAATGTGAAACTAATGAGATTTAGCACATATTTGATTGTATATGTTGTATCATTGCCAGGAgatttatttaatcagtttttataaaattttacccAATAGAAAGAAGAATAAATCCCATCGGGATATTAAGCGAATGCAGTGTGAGTGTACACCTCTTTCTAAAGATGAAAGAGCTCAAGGTGAAATAGCATGTGGGGAAGATTGTCTTAATCGTCTCCTCATGATTGAATGGTAAGTGAATGTGaatgctttgcttttgttcaacCGTTCTATTAAatctctcaaaatattaaaaagaattaatgagGAATAAAACTTAACCTTTCATCTACCTATTGTTGAGTATTTATAAGCAGTAAAATCTCTGATGTATAATAGTGTTTATAAGGAGACAAATTTCCCTTGCATTGTGCATTATATTATAGTACACATTGTAAATACTCTGTAAAGTAACCCTAAAATGCTAACAcagtaatattaatttttatccaaTCTACTTTTGTTTCTTGTAATGTTGGTGTCCTGGGAGGTAAGTGTGGGTGCTTTTTAAGCTTTTgctgtaaaatgagataaaaccctaacatttcaaaaatggataaaataaaatgtcttcctttcccaaACCTCAATCCCTCTATTTTTAGTCTTTCCAGATAGTTTTTATACCTATA harbors:
- the SETD2 gene encoding histone-lysine N-methyltransferase SETD2 isoform X1, yielding MKQLPPQPPPKMGDFYDPEHPTPEEEENEAKSENVQKTGFIKGPMFKGVVASSRFLPKGTKTKVNLEEQGRQKVSFSFSFTKKTLQNRFLTALGNDKQNDTPNSPSVPLQVDLTSKIKMDVGDTLSVTEESSPPKSRVELGKIHFKKHLLHVTSRPLLTTTPAVTSPPPPIVTSPAVMAESTTVDSPPSSPPPPPPPPQAATSSPPAPVTEPVALPHTPITVLVTAPVDAAVRSLKEPSVTIVPESSEVDTKQDTVSDSSEEHIIQNSNEQADIPSQKEDSHIGKEEEIPDSSKSSLSSKKTGSKKKSSQSEGTFLGSESDEDSVRTSSSQRSHDLKFSASVEKERDSKKSLAPLKSEDLGKSSRSKTERDDKYFSYSKLERDTRYISSRCRSERERRRSRSRSRSDRGSRTSLSYSRSERSHYYDSDRRYHRSSPYRERTRYSRPYTDNRARESSDSEDEYKKTYSRRTSSHSSSYRDVRTSSSYSKSDRDCKTESSYLEMEKRGKHSLKLERESKRTSENETVKRCCSPPNELGFRRGSSYSKHENSASRYKSTPSKSIPKSDKFKNSFCCTELNEEIKQSHSFSLQTPCSRGSEVRMISKITERKKTGSPSPSNQLNDSPTFRKLEESPIFKSEFIGHDSHDSVKELDSLSKVKNDQLRSYCPIELNINGSPGAESDLVTFCTSKTDTVLMSSDDSVTGSEVSPLVKACLLSSNGFQNISRCKETDLDDTCMQHSKSESPFRETEPPMSPPQEKLMSSPVMAIDYSKTVVKEPVDLRVSCCKTKDSGVYCTSNDNNPSLCHSEAEDIEPSVMKISSNSFMNVHLKSKTVICDNSNLTDQHSKFACEEYKQSVGSSSSAPVNHFDDLYQPIGSSDIASSLQSLPPGIKVDSLTLLQCGENTSPVLDAMLKSKSTEFLKHAEKEIIVEVGSGLPDSGTGFASWENRHNNGLPGKCVHEAQEEGNSILPDKRGRPELSFDEEGGRVHEHTSDDSEVVFSSCDLNLTMEDSDCVTYTLKCDSSGHASEIVSTVHEDYSGSSESSSDESDSEDTDSDDSSMPRNRLQSVVVVPKNSTLPMEETSPCSSRSSQSYRHYSDHWEDERLESRRHSYEEKFESIASKACPQTEKFFLHKGTEKNPEVSFTQPCRKQIDKHMPEISHPQSDGVDSTSHTDVRCDPLGHSNSEETVEAKIASRQQEELPVYSDDFEDVPSKCRQQTTFPNRPDSRLGRTELNFSSSYEISRVDGFHSSEELRNLGWDFPQQEKPTTTYQQPDSSYGACGGHKYHQSADQYGGTRNYWQGNGYWDPRSAGRPPGTGVVYDRIQGQVPDSLTDDREEEENWDQRGGPHFSSQSNKFFLSLQKDKGSVQAPEISSNSIKDSLAVNEKKDLSKNLEKSDMKDRGPPKKRRQELESDSESDGELQDRKKVRVEIEQGETAVAPGSALVGPSCVMEDFRDPQRWKEYAKQGKMPCYFDLIEENVYLTERKKNKSHRDIKRMQCECTPLSKDERAQGEIACGEDCLNRLLMIECSSRCPNGDYCSNRRFQRKQHADVEVILTEKKGWGLRAAKDLPSNTFVLEYCGEVLDHKEFKARVKEYARNKNIHYYFMALKNDEIIDATQKGNCSRFMNHSCEPNCETQKWTVNGQLRVGFFTTKLVPSGSELTFDYQFQRYGKEAQKCFCGSANCRGYLGGETRVSIRAAGGKMKKERSRKKDSVDGELEALMENGEGLSDKNQVLSLSRLMVRIETLEQKLTCLKLIQNTHSQSCLKSFLERHGLSLLWIWMAELGEGRESNQKLQEEIIKTLEHLPIPTKNMLEESKVLPIIQRWSQTKIAVPQLSEGDGYSSENTSRAHTPLNTPDPSTKLSTEADTDTPKKLVFRRLKIISENSMDSAISDATSELEGKDGKEDLDQLENVPVEEEEELQSQQLLTQQLPGSKVDSEIVVEASKLPTSEPEADTDIEPKESHSTKLEEHIAEETPSQDEEEGVSDVESERSQEQPDKTVDISDLATKLLDSWKDLKEVYRIPKKSQTEKENAITERGRDAVGFRDQTTAPKTPNRSRERDPDKQTQNKEKRKRRGSLSPPSSAYERGTKRPDDRYDTPTSKKKVRIKDRNKLSTEERRKLFEQEVAQREAQKQQQQMQNLGMTSPLPYDSLGYNAPHHPFAGYPPGYPMQAYVDPSNPNAGKVLLPTPSMDPVCSPAPYDHSQPLVGHSTEPLAAPPPVPVVPHVTAPVEVSSSQYVAQSDGVVHQDSSVAVLPVPAPGPVQGQNYGVWDSNQQSVSVQQQYSPAQSQATIYYQGQTCPTVYGVTSPYSQTTPPIVQSYAQPSLQYIQGQQIFTAHPQGVVVQPTAAVTTIVAPGQPQPLQPPEMVVTNNLLDLPPPSPPKPKTIVLPPNWKTARDPEGKIYYYHVITRQTQWDPPTWDSPGDDASLEHEAEMDLGTPTYDENPMKTSKKPKTAEADTSSELAKKSKEVFRKEMSQFIVQCLNPYRKPDCKVGRITTTEDFKHLARKLTHGVMNKELKYCKNPEDLECNENVKHKTKEYIKKYMQKFGAVYKPKEDTELE